The Nicotiana tabacum cultivar K326 chromosome 14, ASM71507v2, whole genome shotgun sequence genome contains a region encoding:
- the LOC107773569 gene encoding protein DOG1-like 3: MANEFLIKSMASSSCSTSDRNNEENLYQSWMYNQNQELNELENAATLARENQKNDTELNQLLARMVNNFQGYVNGRSRLARVDVSPYFAPTWCTPLENSVLWIGGCRPSSFIRLIYALCGMEIESHLTEFLQGTKISDFGQLSGEQVTMIDKLQRKIIVEERKHCSKLASLQEDVVDQPIATAAKNRENEEEPLNKHGQGMTTLLEEADELRMNALKEILGILTPIQGVEYLAAAKRIRLCLQRWGRKREQEHNN, from the exons ATGGctaatgaatttttgataaaatcaaTGGCAAGTTCAAGTTGTAGTACGTCTGATCGAAACAATGAAGAAAACTTATACCAATCATGGATGTACAATCAAAATCAagaactaaatgagcttgaaaaCGCTGCTACACTAGCCAGAGAAAACCAGAAAAACGACACCGAACTGAATCAACTGTTGGCGAGAATGGTGAACAATTTCCAGGGCTACGTTAATGGTCGTAGCCGACTGGCTCGAGTCGACGTCTCGCCATATTTTGCACCCACTTGGTGCACCCCTTTAGAGAATTCAGTCCTGTGGATTGGTGGGTGCAGACCATCTTCGTTCATTCGGCTAATTTATGCTCTTTGTGGTATGGAAATTGAGTCACATCTCACTGAGTTTTTACAGGGTACGAAAATTAGTGATTTTGGTCAGCTTTCTGGTGAGCAAGTAACTATGATTGATAAGTTGCAAAGAAAGATTATtgtagaagaaaggaagcattgTTCAAAGTTAGCTAGCTTGCAAGAAGATGTAGTTGATCAACCGATCGCCACTGCGGCAAAAAACC GCGAGAACGAAGAGGAGCCCTTGAATAAACATGGTCAGGGTATGACAACTTTACTAGAAGAGGCTGATGAGTTGAGGATGAACGCCCTGAAGGAGATACTGGGCATATTGACACCAATTCAAGGTGTGGAATACTTAGCAGCAGCTAAGAGAATAAGGCTATGTTTGCAACGATGGGGCAGGAAGAGGGAGCAAGAGCATAATAATTAG